One Cohnella candidum genomic region harbors:
- a CDS encoding ABC transporter ATP-binding protein codes for MSSAPVVKLQDVTKRIGGRTIIDRISLEVYPGEVFGFLGPNGSGKTTTIRMMVGLMAMTGGDIHIGNRSVKTEFSQAVAQVGAIVENPEMYKFLTGYQNLLHFARMSKVPRARIDEVVDLVGLTGRIDDKVKKYSLGMRQRLGVAQAVMHRPKLLVLDEPTNGLDPAGIRELRDYLRRLAREEGTAVFVSSHLLSEMELMCDRVAILQKGQIIDIRSLRPDGGDAADRSAEEVLFDVDRPDAALDALAGMGAGRTAEEGLTVQADRKTVAAINRRLVEAGIQVYGIRVKTKSLEDQFLEVTGGETVG; via the coding sequence ATGTCATCGGCACCCGTCGTCAAGCTGCAGGATGTGACCAAACGCATCGGCGGCCGGACGATTATCGACCGGATCTCCCTTGAGGTGTATCCGGGCGAAGTATTCGGTTTTCTCGGTCCCAACGGTTCGGGCAAAACCACGACGATCCGTATGATGGTCGGCTTGATGGCCATGACCGGCGGAGACATACATATCGGGAACCGCAGCGTCAAAACGGAATTTTCCCAAGCGGTCGCCCAAGTCGGCGCCATTGTCGAAAATCCGGAAATGTACAAGTTTCTGACCGGCTATCAGAACCTGCTTCATTTTGCGAGAATGTCCAAGGTGCCCAGAGCCCGGATCGACGAAGTGGTCGATCTGGTCGGGCTGACCGGCCGGATTGACGACAAGGTGAAGAAGTATTCGCTCGGGATGCGGCAGAGGCTGGGCGTCGCGCAGGCGGTCATGCACCGTCCGAAGCTGCTCGTATTGGACGAGCCGACGAACGGGCTCGATCCGGCGGGAATCCGGGAGCTGCGCGACTACCTGCGCCGGCTGGCGCGGGAAGAAGGGACGGCCGTGTTCGTCTCCAGCCACCTCCTCTCGGAGATGGAGCTGATGTGCGACCGCGTCGCCATCCTTCAGAAGGGGCAGATCATCGATATCCGGTCGCTGCGCCCCGACGGCGGGGACGCTGCCGACCGTTCGGCCGAAGAAGTTCTGTTCGACGTGGATCGCCCCGATGCCGCGCTTGACGCGTTGGCGGGAATGGGCGCGGGTCGAACGGCGGAGGAAGGCTTGACCGTGCAAGCGGATCGCAAGACGGTAGCCGCCATTAACCGCAGGCTGGTCGAAGCCGGCATTCAGGTCTACGGCATCCGCGTCAAAACCAAGTCGCTTGAGGATCAATTCCTCGAGGTGACGGGGGGTGAGACCGTTGGTTG
- a CDS encoding helix-turn-helix domain-containing protein, with protein sequence MNIGSRIAFLRDQRGLTQEELASSLGISRAALSHYEKNRREPDTETLSKVADLFSVSIDYLVGRTESPNGKVDADVRQFLDEVELSDAELLERFALTIDGRKLTPDEARRFIAFVRAERAMN encoded by the coding sequence ATGAACATCGGCAGCCGCATCGCATTCCTTCGGGATCAGCGCGGCCTGACACAGGAAGAGCTGGCATCTTCCCTTGGCATCTCGCGTGCAGCATTATCCCATTACGAAAAAAACCGCAGGGAACCCGATACCGAGACGCTTTCCAAAGTCGCGGACTTGTTCTCCGTCTCCATCGACTACCTGGTCGGACGGACGGAATCGCCGAACGGTAAGGTGGACGCCGACGTGCGCCAGTTCCTCGACGAAGTGGAGCTGTCCGACGCGGAGCTGCTCGAGCGGTTCGCCCTGACGATCGACGGACGCAAGCTGACGCCGGACGAAGCCCGCCGTTTCATTGCCTTCGTTCGCGCCGAACGCGCGATGAACTGA
- the gltB gene encoding glutamate synthase large subunit, producing the protein MTDIVKGLPPKQGMYDPQYEHDACGMGFVAHIKGRKSHDIVEQALSLLINMEHRGGQGSEPNSGDGAGILLQIPHLFFSKEAAKLGFTLPQEGDYAVGMVFLPQDEAIRRKHEEIFETIVAEEGQTVLGWRTVPTDDGKLGISAARVKPFVRQAFIARDLNLTGDMAFERKLYVIRKRAEKAIRFSGMEGGDSFYFPSLSSKKIVYKGMLTTEQVGSFYPELHEPDVVTAMALVHSRFSTNTFPSWERAHPFHYMIHNGEINTLRGNINWMHARQTLFASKLFGDDLEKVLPIIAPDGSDTAMFDNTFEFMYLAGRSLAHCAMMMVPEPWQNDEHMDPDKKAFYEYHATLMEPWDGPAAMGFTDGVQIGAVLDRNGLRPARYYVTKDDLIVMASEAGVIELPPEDIVLKDRLRPGRMLLVDTKEGRIISDEEVKRTIFTEHPYREWLNDHLVDLEDVEDAPELPEPDHATVQQRQLAFGYSFEDIRKIMEPMALTGVEPLASMGYDAPLAVLSERPQRLFNYFKQLFAQVTNPPIDAIREEIITSTYTSVGPERNLLEPEPESCRHIRLYSPVLSNEEFAKLRHVHRPGFKSITLPIFFQAAEGEQGLRDALKLLCEAADRVISKGHNIIILSDKGLDADNAAIPSLLAVSTLHHHLIRQGTRTKVSLLLESGEPREVHHFALLIGYGISAVNPYLAFETLDDLIRQGMLRNITHEKAVKNFIKAATKGVVKILSKMGISTIQSYRGAQIFEAIGLNQDVIDQYFTWTPSRIGGVGLDVIAEEALAAHRRAYAKQEGAERELDSGGDYQWRKDGEEHLFNPKTIHTLQMATRTGNYETYKKYSALVQGEYEDVRTLRSMLEFKFDQPPVPIDEVESVESIVKRFKTGAMSFGSISKEAHEDLAIAMNRIGGKSNSGEGGEDHRRFIPDANGDLRRSAIKQVASGRFGVTSYYLSNADEIQIKMAQGAKPGEGGQLPGKKVYPWVAEVRGSTPGVGLISPPPHHDIYSIEDLAELIHDLKNANPSARINVKLVSEVGVGTIAAGVAKGRADVILVSGYDGGTGASPIGSIRHAGLPWELGLAETHQTLILNNLRDRVVVETDGKMMTGRDLAIAALLGAEEYGFSTAPLVTVGCIMMRVCHLDTCPVGVATQNPELRAKYMGDPQYAVNFMRFVAQELREIMAQLGFRTITEMVGRVDRLDTKKAIRHYKTQGVDLTNLLHMPELPEGSERYNVKQQNHGLEESLDIQSLVPAAQAALERKERVEGSFPIKNTNRVVGTILGHEVTMRYGKDGLAEDTIKYHFTGTAGQSFGAFLPKGITLTLEGDANDYVGKGLSGGKLAIYPSSKATFKADSNIIIGNTAFYGATGGEAYVSGVAGERFAVRNSGASVVVEGVGDHGCEYMTGGRVVVLGRTGRNFAAGMSGGIAYVIDWDGQFVNRCNFEMVALERLEEEPEIAEVRGMIEKHATYTNSELARTILKDWNAFLPKVVKVIPKDYKRMMEQIAKVQAQGLSGEKALLAAFEANMRDLSRVGGN; encoded by the coding sequence ATGACTGACATCGTGAAAGGTTTACCCCCGAAACAGGGCATGTACGATCCCCAGTACGAACACGACGCCTGCGGGATGGGATTCGTCGCACACATCAAAGGACGGAAGTCGCACGACATCGTCGAGCAGGCGCTGTCCCTTCTGATCAACATGGAGCACCGCGGCGGTCAGGGAAGCGAGCCGAACTCCGGCGACGGAGCCGGCATCCTGCTGCAGATCCCGCACTTGTTCTTCTCCAAGGAAGCGGCCAAACTCGGCTTCACGCTTCCGCAGGAAGGCGACTACGCGGTCGGCATGGTTTTCCTCCCGCAGGATGAAGCCATTCGACGCAAGCATGAAGAAATTTTCGAAACGATCGTCGCCGAAGAAGGCCAAACCGTTCTCGGCTGGCGGACCGTTCCGACCGACGACGGCAAGCTCGGCATTTCGGCCGCGCGCGTGAAGCCGTTCGTGCGCCAGGCGTTCATCGCACGCGATCTCAACCTGACCGGCGACATGGCGTTCGAGCGCAAGCTGTACGTCATCCGCAAACGCGCCGAGAAAGCGATCCGCTTCTCCGGCATGGAAGGCGGCGACTCGTTCTATTTCCCGAGCCTGTCGAGCAAGAAAATCGTCTATAAAGGCATGCTGACGACCGAGCAGGTGGGCAGCTTCTATCCGGAGCTCCACGAGCCCGACGTCGTAACGGCGATGGCGCTCGTGCACTCCCGCTTCTCGACGAACACGTTCCCGAGCTGGGAGCGCGCGCATCCTTTCCACTATATGATCCACAACGGCGAGATCAACACGCTTCGCGGCAACATCAACTGGATGCACGCCCGCCAGACGCTGTTCGCCTCCAAGCTGTTCGGCGACGACCTGGAGAAGGTGCTTCCGATCATCGCTCCGGACGGGTCCGACACGGCGATGTTCGACAACACGTTCGAGTTCATGTACCTGGCGGGCCGCTCGCTGGCTCACTGCGCCATGATGATGGTGCCGGAGCCGTGGCAGAACGACGAGCACATGGATCCCGACAAGAAGGCGTTCTACGAATACCACGCCACGCTGATGGAACCGTGGGACGGCCCGGCCGCCATGGGCTTCACCGACGGCGTGCAGATCGGCGCCGTGCTGGACCGCAACGGCCTCCGTCCGGCCCGTTACTACGTGACGAAGGACGACCTGATCGTCATGGCTTCCGAAGCCGGCGTCATCGAGCTTCCTCCCGAGGACATCGTGCTGAAGGACCGGCTGCGTCCGGGACGCATGCTTCTTGTGGATACGAAGGAAGGACGCATCATTTCCGACGAGGAAGTGAAGCGCACGATCTTCACCGAGCATCCGTACCGCGAATGGCTGAACGACCATCTCGTCGATCTCGAGGACGTCGAAGACGCGCCCGAACTGCCGGAACCGGACCATGCGACCGTACAGCAACGCCAACTGGCGTTCGGCTACTCGTTCGAAGACATCCGCAAAATCATGGAGCCGATGGCGCTGACCGGCGTCGAGCCGCTGGCATCCATGGGATACGATGCGCCGCTGGCCGTTCTGTCGGAACGTCCGCAGCGCCTGTTCAACTACTTCAAGCAATTGTTCGCGCAGGTGACGAACCCGCCGATCGACGCGATCCGCGAGGAAATCATCACCTCGACCTATACGTCCGTCGGTCCGGAGCGGAACCTGCTGGAGCCGGAACCGGAAAGCTGCCGCCACATCCGGCTGTATTCGCCGGTGCTCTCCAACGAGGAGTTCGCGAAGCTGCGCCACGTCCATCGTCCGGGCTTCAAGTCGATCACGCTGCCGATTTTCTTCCAGGCGGCCGAAGGCGAGCAGGGCTTGCGCGACGCGCTGAAGCTGCTGTGCGAAGCGGCCGACCGCGTCATCTCGAAGGGCCATAACATCATCATCCTGTCCGATAAAGGCCTTGACGCCGACAACGCGGCGATTCCTTCGCTGCTGGCGGTTTCGACGCTGCACCACCACCTGATCCGCCAAGGCACGCGGACGAAGGTCAGCCTGCTGCTGGAATCCGGCGAGCCGCGCGAAGTGCACCACTTCGCCCTGCTGATCGGCTACGGCATCAGCGCGGTGAACCCGTACCTCGCGTTCGAGACGCTGGACGATCTGATCCGCCAAGGCATGCTCCGCAACATTACGCATGAGAAAGCGGTCAAGAACTTCATCAAAGCGGCGACCAAAGGCGTCGTGAAGATCCTGTCCAAAATGGGCATTTCGACGATCCAGTCGTACCGCGGCGCGCAAATTTTCGAAGCGATCGGCCTGAACCAAGACGTCATCGACCAGTACTTCACCTGGACGCCGTCCCGGATCGGAGGAGTCGGCCTCGACGTCATCGCCGAGGAAGCGTTGGCGGCCCACCGCCGCGCCTATGCCAAGCAGGAAGGCGCCGAGCGCGAGCTTGACTCGGGCGGCGACTACCAGTGGCGCAAAGACGGGGAAGAGCATCTGTTCAACCCGAAAACGATCCACACGCTGCAGATGGCGACCCGTACGGGCAATTACGAAACGTACAAGAAATATTCCGCCCTCGTGCAGGGCGAATACGAAGACGTACGCACGCTGCGCTCGATGCTGGAATTCAAATTCGACCAGCCTCCGGTGCCGATCGATGAGGTCGAATCGGTGGAGTCGATCGTGAAGCGGTTCAAGACGGGCGCCATGTCGTTCGGCTCGATCAGCAAGGAAGCGCACGAGGACCTGGCGATCGCGATGAATCGCATCGGCGGCAAGTCCAACTCCGGCGAAGGCGGGGAAGACCATCGCCGCTTCATCCCGGACGCCAACGGCGACCTGCGCCGCAGCGCGATCAAGCAAGTGGCGTCGGGACGTTTCGGCGTCACGAGCTACTACCTGAGCAACGCGGACGAAATCCAGATCAAGATGGCCCAAGGCGCGAAGCCGGGCGAAGGCGGCCAGCTGCCGGGCAAGAAAGTGTACCCGTGGGTCGCCGAAGTCCGCGGCTCGACGCCGGGCGTCGGCCTCATCTCGCCGCCGCCGCACCATGACATCTATTCGATCGAAGATTTGGCCGAATTGATCCATGACCTGAAAAACGCCAATCCGAGCGCCCGCATCAACGTGAAGCTGGTGTCCGAAGTCGGCGTCGGCACGATCGCGGCCGGCGTGGCCAAAGGCCGCGCGGACGTCATTCTGGTCAGCGGCTACGACGGCGGCACGGGCGCGTCCCCGATCGGCTCGATCCGCCACGCGGGCCTGCCGTGGGAGCTCGGCTTGGCCGAGACGCACCAGACGCTGATCCTGAACAACTTGCGCGACCGCGTCGTCGTCGAAACCGACGGCAAAATGATGACCGGCCGCGACCTCGCGATCGCCGCTCTGCTGGGCGCCGAGGAATACGGCTTCTCGACCGCACCGCTCGTCACCGTCGGCTGTATCATGATGCGAGTCTGCCACCTGGACACGTGTCCGGTCGGCGTCGCGACGCAGAACCCGGAATTGCGCGCCAAGTACATGGGCGATCCGCAATACGCCGTCAACTTCATGCGTTTCGTGGCGCAGGAGCTTCGCGAAATCATGGCGCAGCTCGGCTTCCGCACCATCACCGAGATGGTCGGCCGCGTAGACCGCCTCGATACGAAGAAGGCGATCCGCCATTACAAAACGCAGGGAGTCGACCTGACGAACCTGCTCCACATGCCGGAGCTGCCGGAAGGCTCCGAGCGTTATAACGTGAAACAGCAGAACCATGGGCTGGAAGAGTCGCTCGACATCCAATCGCTCGTTCCCGCCGCTCAAGCCGCGCTGGAGCGCAAAGAGCGGGTCGAAGGCTCCTTCCCGATCAAGAACACGAACCGCGTCGTAGGCACAATTCTCGGCCACGAAGTGACGATGCGCTACGGCAAAGACGGTTTGGCGGAGGATACGATCAAGTACCACTTCACCGGCACGGCCGGCCAGAGCTTCGGAGCGTTCCTGCCGAAAGGCATTACGCTCACGCTCGAAGGGGACGCCAACGACTACGTCGGCAAAGGATTGTCCGGCGGCAAGCTGGCGATCTACCCGTCCTCGAAGGCGACGTTCAAAGCCGACAGCAACATCATCATCGGCAACACGGCGTTCTACGGGGCGACGGGCGGGGAAGCTTACGTCAGCGGCGTCGCGGGCGAACGCTTCGCGGTCCGCAACAGCGGAGCGAGCGTCGTCGTCGAAGGCGTGGGCGACCACGGCTGCGAATATATGACCGGCGGACGCGTCGTCGTGCTGGGCCGTACGGGCCGCAACTTCGCGGCCGGCATGTCCGGCGGCATCGCCTACGTCATCGATTGGGACGGACAATTCGTGAACCGCTGCAACTTCGAGATGGTCGCGCTCGAGCGTCTGGAAGAAGAGCCGGAAATCGCCGAAGTCCGCGGTATGATCGAGAAGCACGCCACCTATACGAACAGCGAACTGGCCCGCACGATTTTGAAGGATTGGAACGCATTCCTGCCGAAAGTCGTGAAGGTCATACCGAAAGACTACAAGCGGATGATGGAGCAGATCGCCAAAGTCCAGGCCCAAGGCCTGAGCGGTGAGAAAGCCTTGCTGGCTGCTTTCGAAGCCAACATGAGAGACCTTTCCCGCGTCGGCGGCAACTGA
- a CDS encoding SGNH/GDSL hydrolase family protein: MKTKLLHSVCAMLIAAVMAAAGTAYGAAAPAAYRIVTLGDSLAVGYEPGMTEKSVPYGYSERFREQALFHGRASAANYGILGLRTEGLIRLLQGAEEGKTLKAADIQDFSMYADDRITAMADGVGAKTAALKKSLESANVVVITIGGNDFGDFVKQLQPMSNTDAEAALANDFITRLNKYTEEAENALRLTASLAPHARILLADQYLPLPKFFAPDLYDMLYDKAVVPLSGKVNELAAKLQGEGIDVLPVSIYGLFKGKEGSLTHMAISLDGSTPPDIHPTQAGYETIAQAFAKAMWGEYRKPAARATGVPFSVVVSGREWKTAIKPVLKNAVAYASAADLAKALGAELKWDAKKKTAVFKTKTRTVTLVADGKTQTMTVGAAKTKLAAPAFQQKVGKDNKPFVPLTAVAASLQYEAVYSSQLQTYFLNP; this comes from the coding sequence TTGAAAACGAAACTTCTGCATTCGGTTTGCGCCATGCTTATCGCGGCGGTCATGGCCGCGGCCGGAACGGCTTACGGAGCGGCGGCTCCCGCCGCGTACCGAATCGTCACGCTCGGCGACTCGCTCGCCGTCGGCTACGAGCCGGGCATGACGGAGAAATCCGTGCCGTACGGCTATTCGGAAAGGTTCCGGGAGCAGGCGCTGTTCCATGGCCGGGCGAGCGCCGCGAATTACGGCATTCTCGGGCTGCGGACGGAAGGGCTCATTCGCCTGCTGCAGGGAGCCGAGGAAGGAAAAACGCTGAAAGCGGCGGACATCCAGGATTTCTCTATGTATGCGGATGACCGGATTACCGCCATGGCGGACGGCGTCGGAGCGAAAACCGCGGCGCTGAAAAAGTCGCTGGAAAGCGCCAACGTCGTCGTCATCACGATCGGCGGCAACGATTTCGGCGATTTCGTCAAGCAGCTGCAACCGATGTCCAACACGGACGCCGAAGCGGCGCTTGCGAATGATTTTATCACCAGACTGAATAAATATACAGAAGAAGCCGAAAACGCCCTCCGGCTGACCGCGTCGCTTGCCCCTCATGCCCGGATTTTGCTCGCGGACCAATACCTGCCCTTGCCGAAGTTTTTCGCGCCGGATTTGTACGACATGCTTTACGACAAAGCCGTCGTTCCGTTGTCCGGCAAGGTGAACGAACTGGCCGCGAAGCTGCAGGGCGAAGGAATCGACGTCTTGCCCGTATCGATTTACGGCCTCTTTAAAGGGAAGGAAGGCAGCTTGACGCATATGGCCATCTCGCTGGACGGCAGCACTCCGCCGGACATCCACCCGACGCAAGCGGGATATGAGACGATCGCCCAGGCTTTCGCCAAGGCGATGTGGGGCGAGTACCGCAAACCCGCGGCGCGGGCAACCGGCGTTCCGTTCTCGGTCGTCGTTTCCGGACGCGAATGGAAAACCGCGATTAAGCCGGTGCTGAAAAACGCGGTCGCCTATGCCTCAGCCGCCGACCTGGCGAAAGCGCTGGGCGCGGAGCTCAAGTGGGACGCGAAAAAGAAAACCGCCGTATTCAAAACGAAGACCCGGACCGTGACCCTCGTGGCCGACGGCAAAACGCAAACGATGACGGTCGGCGCAGCCAAGACGAAGCTGGCCGCACCGGCCTTCCAACAGAAAGTCGGGAAGGACAACAAGCCTTTCGTGCCCCTGACGGCGGTCGCGGCTTCGCTTCAATACGAAGCGGTTTACAGCTCCCAGCTCCAAACGTATTTCCTGAATCCTTGA
- a CDS encoding YhgE/Pip domain-containing protein encodes MSKNKGNLFAEFKRLSRSRMALLSVAGLAFIPLLYSGMLLGAFWDPYGKLDRLPVAVVNRDAGAVMDGNTIDTGKELTDELKSHSDFKWKFTDEKDAMDGLKAHRYAMAFVIPEDFSKRTTTLQDETPTPAQIQYYVDDGWNYLNSKIGSQAADQLRSDVSKSVTKAYAKAVMDSINKAADGIKEAGNGAAKLADGAAQADEGAQRLHDNLAKLADGSLQLEQGMGKLKAGASSLSAGVREVSGGAASLADGLGQLKAAEGKLAGGVNGSVAGAGELAAGSSQLAQSAQSLAAGAGQLSEAGQAVSSGAEQVAQGLEQYAAAHGGMADDAAFQKLLAAAKQVSAGAGKLEGGATSLSGGAGKLADAQAQAAAGAGRLHQGLKQLDAGMDQFGGKLADAAAGADKLAAGSAKAAAGADSLLAGIRDAGNGFSTVTQGTAQLADGSKDLAGGVSQLTSGSKELSDKLGSAADNANGLSGGDKTADMFAEPVSVSEHKLADVPNYGTGMTPYFLSLGLYVGALLSTVILPLRDAPSGTAGGVRWYLSKVLLFAPLVLVQTALADTVILYGLGLKVPHVAVFYGVTMAISLTFMTILQFLISLADQIGRFLGVILLTMQLASSAGTYPAELLPAWLQAISPWMPMTHAIQALRLVIEGASAGEIAQPLYKLAVYAVVFIALTIGYFLLASRRLRKGAGTSAGGAVLAG; translated from the coding sequence ATGAGCAAGAACAAAGGAAACCTGTTCGCCGAATTCAAACGGCTGTCCCGCAGCCGGATGGCGCTGCTGTCCGTGGCCGGCTTGGCGTTTATCCCGCTGTTGTACAGCGGCATGCTGCTCGGCGCGTTCTGGGATCCTTACGGCAAGCTGGACCGGCTTCCCGTCGCCGTCGTGAACCGGGACGCGGGCGCGGTAATGGACGGGAATACGATCGATACCGGCAAGGAATTGACCGACGAATTAAAGTCGCATTCCGATTTCAAATGGAAGTTCACGGACGAGAAGGACGCCATGGACGGGTTAAAGGCGCATCGGTACGCGATGGCCTTCGTCATTCCGGAGGATTTTTCGAAACGGACGACCACGCTTCAGGACGAAACGCCGACCCCGGCTCAGATTCAGTACTACGTGGACGACGGATGGAACTACTTGAACTCCAAAATCGGGTCCCAGGCCGCGGACCAGCTGCGCAGCGACGTTTCCAAGTCGGTGACGAAAGCTTACGCGAAAGCGGTTATGGATTCCATCAACAAGGCGGCCGACGGAATCAAGGAAGCAGGAAATGGCGCCGCCAAGCTGGCGGACGGAGCCGCGCAGGCGGATGAAGGCGCGCAGAGATTGCACGATAATCTCGCCAAGCTGGCGGACGGTTCGCTGCAATTGGAGCAAGGGATGGGTAAGCTGAAAGCCGGCGCATCGTCATTATCCGCCGGCGTACGTGAAGTGTCCGGGGGCGCCGCTTCTTTGGCGGACGGCCTTGGGCAGCTGAAGGCGGCGGAAGGCAAACTGGCGGGCGGTGTTAACGGCAGTGTGGCTGGAGCAGGCGAGCTGGCCGCAGGTTCTTCGCAGCTGGCGCAGAGCGCGCAGTCGCTCGCGGCCGGCGCGGGGCAGCTGAGCGAGGCCGGTCAAGCGGTATCGTCCGGCGCCGAGCAAGTCGCGCAAGGCTTGGAACAGTACGCTGCAGCTCACGGGGGAATGGCGGACGACGCCGCCTTCCAGAAGCTGCTCGCGGCGGCCAAGCAGGTGTCGGCCGGAGCCGGCAAGCTGGAAGGCGGCGCAACGAGCTTGAGCGGCGGCGCCGGCAAACTGGCCGACGCGCAGGCTCAAGCCGCGGCCGGAGCCGGCCGGCTTCATCAGGGCTTGAAGCAGTTGGACGCCGGCATGGATCAATTCGGCGGCAAACTCGCGGATGCGGCAGCCGGCGCGGATAAGCTGGCTGCCGGCAGCGCGAAAGCGGCAGCCGGGGCGGACAGCCTGCTGGCCGGCATCCGGGATGCGGGCAACGGCTTCAGCACCGTCACCCAAGGAACCGCGCAGCTCGCGGACGGGTCGAAGGATCTCGCGGGTGGAGTCAGCCAACTGACTTCCGGCTCCAAGGAATTGTCCGACAAGCTCGGATCGGCCGCGGATAACGCAAACGGCTTGTCGGGCGGGGACAAGACGGCCGACATGTTCGCCGAACCGGTGTCGGTATCCGAGCATAAGCTGGCGGACGTGCCGAACTACGGCACGGGGATGACGCCGTATTTCTTGTCGCTGGGCCTTTACGTCGGCGCGCTGCTGTCGACGGTCATCCTGCCATTGCGTGACGCGCCGTCGGGAACGGCCGGAGGCGTGCGGTGGTATCTTTCGAAAGTGCTGTTGTTCGCGCCGCTCGTGTTGGTGCAGACCGCTTTGGCGGATACGGTCATTCTCTATGGGCTCGGTTTGAAGGTACCGCACGTCGCCGTTTTCTACGGCGTGACGATGGCCATTTCGCTGACGTTTATGACGATTCTGCAGTTCCTCATCTCGCTGGCGGACCAGATCGGACGGTTTCTCGGCGTCATTCTGCTCACGATGCAGCTGGCTTCGAGCGCAGGCACTTATCCGGCCGAACTGCTGCCGGCATGGCTGCAAGCGATCAGCCCCTGGATGCCCATGACGCACGCGATCCAAGCGCTGCGCTTGGTTATCGAAGGCGCATCCGCCGGGGAAATCGCGCAGCCGCTGTATAAGCTCGCGGTTTATGCCGTGGTGTTCATCGCGTTGACGATCGGCTATTTCCTCTTGGCGAGCCGTCGTCTTCGCAAAGGGGCCGGCACCTCGGCCGGAGGAGCCGTGCTGGCAGGGTGA
- a CDS encoding TetR/AcrR family transcriptional regulator, with protein sequence MASERKPVDRRKQVLEASARSFETFGYKATTMDQVAKIAGVGKGTIYTFFANKEELFGEIMASMLRNLREMADRTVKPDLPFVENLMEVLHQLLDYREQHALVVKLSQEVRDIGTPMAKEGLETLERAVVAYIARHVKEAADKGEIKPCDPNLTAYVMLKTYLALTAESHHLHEPLGKEEVLDYFRRYWMEGLAVR encoded by the coding sequence ATGGCGTCGGAACGCAAGCCGGTCGACCGCCGCAAGCAGGTGCTGGAAGCTTCGGCGCGTTCTTTCGAGACGTTCGGCTACAAGGCGACGACGATGGACCAGGTCGCGAAAATCGCCGGCGTCGGCAAAGGGACGATATACACGTTTTTCGCCAATAAGGAAGAGCTGTTCGGCGAGATCATGGCCAGCATGCTGCGGAATTTGAGGGAAATGGCGGACCGCACGGTCAAACCGGACCTTCCCTTTGTCGAGAACTTGATGGAGGTGCTGCATCAACTCCTCGATTACCGGGAACAGCACGCGCTCGTCGTGAAGCTTTCGCAAGAGGTGCGGGACATCGGCACTCCGATGGCGAAGGAAGGCCTGGAAACGCTGGAGCGCGCGGTCGTGGCTTATATCGCAAGACATGTGAAGGAAGCGGCGGACAAAGGCGAGATCAAGCCTTGCGATCCGAACCTGACGGCTTATGTGATGCTGAAAACCTATTTGGCGCTGACCGCGGAAAGCCATCACCTTCACGAGCCGCTCGGCAAAGAAGAGGTGCTGGATTACTTCCGGCGGTATTGGATGGAAGGGTTGGCGGTTCGCTGA
- the kapB gene encoding sporulation phosphorelay system protein KapB: protein MDKHQPGAIVKAAYKTGEYIGETVESDGRRILVKVLAVLVHPTQGDLHHPYDPDAPLFHERKASAYTEKVWVSASAAEPYDGAIPPYRETLETALGAEMEKLDRLKRWAERCLEQLAEIRKDYRL, encoded by the coding sequence ATGGATAAACACCAACCGGGCGCGATCGTCAAAGCGGCTTACAAAACCGGCGAGTATATCGGGGAAACGGTAGAGAGCGACGGGCGCCGGATTCTCGTCAAAGTGCTGGCGGTGCTGGTGCACCCTACGCAGGGCGACCTGCATCATCCGTACGATCCCGATGCGCCGTTGTTCCATGAAAGGAAAGCTTCGGCGTATACCGAGAAGGTATGGGTCTCGGCCTCGGCAGCTGAACCCTATGACGGCGCGATCCCTCCGTACCGGGAAACGCTGGAGACGGCGCTGGGAGCGGAGATGGAGAAGTTGGACCGGCTGAAAAGATGGGCGGAGCGCTGTCTGGAGCAGCTGGCGGAAATCCGGAAGGATTACCGCTTGTGA